The Polymorphobacter megasporae genome window below encodes:
- the pyrF gene encoding orotidine-5'-phosphate decarboxylase codes for MTANPIYVAIDTSDLAAAEALARAVAPHVGGLKLGLQFFMAHGPDGVRRIQAFGLPIFLDVKLHDIGNTVAGAMTSLAPLGVAIVNVHASIGVEAMKAARAAIGPETAIIAVTVLTSFDDTDLAAIGVQARVRDQVAHFAAMARTAGLQGIVCSGAEAAATRAAWPDAMIVVPGVRPAGGELGDQKRVMTPHAAVDAGASILVVGRPITAATDPAAAAAAIAASL; via the coding sequence GTGACCGCCAACCCGATCTACGTCGCGATCGATACGAGTGACCTCGCTGCGGCCGAGGCGCTCGCCCGCGCGGTCGCGCCGCATGTCGGCGGATTGAAGCTCGGCCTGCAGTTCTTCATGGCGCACGGCCCCGACGGGGTTCGCCGGATACAGGCGTTCGGCCTGCCGATCTTCCTCGACGTCAAGCTGCACGACATCGGCAACACCGTTGCCGGGGCAATGACCTCTCTCGCGCCGCTCGGGGTGGCGATCGTCAACGTCCATGCCTCGATCGGGGTCGAGGCGATGAAGGCAGCGCGCGCGGCAATCGGTCCCGAGACGGCGATCATCGCGGTGACCGTGCTGACCAGCTTCGACGACACCGACCTCGCAGCAATCGGTGTTCAGGCACGCGTTCGTGATCAGGTCGCGCATTTCGCCGCGATGGCGCGCACCGCCGGGTTGCAAGGGATCGTCTGCTCAGGGGCCGAAGCGGCTGCGACGCGCGCGGCTTGGCCCGACGCGATGATCGTCGTCCCAGGCGTGCGGCCTGCGGGCGGCGAGCTTGGCGATCAGAAGCGCGTGATGACACCCCATGCCGCCGTCGACGCAGGCGCGTCGATCCTCGTCGTCGGCCGCCCGATCACCGCCGCCACCGATCCCGCCGCCGCCGCCGCCGCGATCGCCGCTTCGCTGTGA
- a CDS encoding twin transmembrane helix small protein: protein MPQTVLIVLMIAAALATLGMLARGIIVMARGKDVTGVQSNRLMSYRVGFQALAIVFIIILFLINRH, encoded by the coding sequence ATGCCGCAGACAGTCCTGATCGTCCTGATGATCGCCGCCGCGCTGGCGACGCTCGGCATGCTCGCGCGCGGCATCATCGTCATGGCGCGCGGCAAGGACGTCACCGGGGTCCAGTCGAACCGGTTGATGAGCTACCGTGTCGGCTTCCAGGCGCTGGCGATCGTATTCATCATCATCCTGTTCCTGATCAACCGGCATTGA
- a CDS encoding phosphoribosylanthranilate isomerase — MTLDIKICGLSTPEAIDAAVSGGASHVGFVFFAASPRNVDPDRASALGQRVPSHITRVGVFVDPDDALLDRTAAGLDAIQLHGGETPARVAEVRRRYGRPVWRGIGVATRDDIDAAVAAFGGTADRLLFDAKAPRGAALPGGNGLRFDWRLLDRVGRACWGLSGGLDAESVAEAVRTAHPSLVDVSSGVEDEPGVKSVAKIKAFIAAARAA; from the coding sequence GTGACCCTCGACATCAAGATCTGCGGGCTGTCGACGCCCGAAGCGATCGACGCCGCCGTCAGTGGAGGCGCGAGCCATGTCGGCTTCGTGTTCTTTGCGGCCTCACCTCGCAATGTCGATCCCGACCGGGCATCGGCGCTCGGCCAGCGGGTGCCGTCGCACATCACCCGCGTCGGCGTGTTCGTCGATCCCGACGATGCCCTGCTCGACCGCACGGCAGCCGGGCTCGACGCGATCCAGTTGCACGGAGGCGAAACCCCAGCGCGCGTCGCCGAGGTCCGCCGCCGCTACGGCCGCCCGGTGTGGCGCGGCATCGGCGTCGCGACGCGCGACGACATCGACGCGGCGGTCGCGGCGTTCGGCGGCACTGCCGACCGATTGCTGTTCGATGCCAAAGCGCCTAGGGGAGCCGCCTTGCCCGGCGGAAACGGCCTGCGCTTCGACTGGCGGCTGCTCGACCGCGTCGGTCGCGCATGCTGGGGCCTGTCGGGCGGGCTCGACGCGGAATCGGTGGCGGAGGCGGTGCGGACCGCGCATCCGTCGCTGGTCGACGTGTCGTCGGGAGTCGAGGACGAGCCGGGAGTGAAGTCGGTGGCGAAGATCAAGGCGTTCATCGCCGCAGCGCGGGCCGCGTAA
- the map gene encoding type I methionyl aminopeptidase, which yields MTYAATADILDEPSTAIKLHGPEAFVGMRAAGQLAARVLDMLVAHVVPEAVTADLDRMVHEFVMAAGSVPATIFYRGYAHASCISVNHVVCHGIPGAKRLKDGDIVNIDVTVVVDGWHGDTSRMYLVGDVPLKARRLVDITWECLQRGIAVAKPGATFGDIGWAIQSFAEGQRCSVVRDFCGHGVGRVFHDAPNVVHVGRPGKGPVLQPGMIFTIEPMINLGRPEVKLLDDGWTAVTRDRSLSAQFEHSVGITETGCEVFTTSPAGLSHPPYAI from the coding sequence ATGACCTACGCCGCCACTGCCGATATCCTCGACGAGCCGTCGACCGCGATCAAGCTCCACGGGCCCGAAGCCTTTGTCGGCATGCGCGCCGCCGGGCAGCTCGCCGCACGCGTCCTCGACATGCTCGTCGCCCACGTCGTTCCCGAGGCGGTGACCGCCGATCTCGACCGGATGGTTCACGAATTCGTCATGGCCGCCGGGTCGGTGCCGGCGACGATCTTCTACCGCGGCTACGCCCATGCCTCGTGCATCAGCGTCAACCACGTCGTCTGCCACGGAATTCCGGGCGCGAAGCGGTTGAAGGACGGCGACATCGTCAACATCGACGTCACCGTCGTCGTCGACGGCTGGCACGGCGACACCAGCCGGATGTATCTCGTCGGCGACGTCCCGCTCAAGGCGCGCCGCTTGGTCGATATCACGTGGGAATGCCTCCAGCGCGGCATCGCGGTCGCCAAGCCGGGCGCGACGTTCGGCGACATCGGCTGGGCGATCCAGTCGTTCGCCGAGGGCCAGCGCTGCTCGGTCGTCCGCGATTTCTGCGGCCACGGCGTCGGGCGTGTGTTCCACGATGCGCCGAACGTCGTCCATGTCGGGCGTCCGGGCAAAGGCCCGGTGCTCCAGCCCGGCATGATCTTCACGATCGAGCCGATGATCAATCTCGGCCGCCCCGAGGTCAAGCTGCTCGACGACGGCTGGACCGCGGTGACGCGCGACCGCTCGCTTTCGGCGCAGTTCGAGCATTCGGTGGGGATCACCGAGACCGGGTGCGAGGTGTTCACCACCAGCCCCGCCGGGTTGAGCCATCCCCCCTACGCCATCTGA
- a CDS encoding HNH endonuclease — translation MYHPNLLSPPEACPALVLNADYTPLSYYPLSLWSWQTAIKAAFLERVDIVAEYDREIRSPSFAMKLPSVIALRQYVRPATHPAFTRFNLFLRDKFACQYCGAREREDLTFDHVVPRAYGGRTTWENVTTACAPCNLRKGGRTPAEAHMQLNQRAFQPNNHQLQENGRAFPPHFLHATWRDYLYWDSELEA, via the coding sequence ATGTATCATCCCAATCTTCTGTCGCCCCCCGAAGCCTGCCCGGCGCTCGTGCTCAACGCCGATTACACACCATTGTCGTACTACCCGCTCAGCCTGTGGTCGTGGCAGACTGCGATCAAGGCGGCGTTCCTCGAGCGCGTCGATATCGTCGCCGAATATGACCGCGAGATTCGCTCACCCAGCTTCGCGATGAAGCTGCCGTCGGTGATTGCGCTGCGCCAGTATGTCCGCCCGGCGACGCACCCGGCGTTCACCCGCTTCAACCTGTTCCTCCGCGACAAGTTCGCCTGCCAATATTGCGGCGCGCGCGAACGCGAGGACCTGACCTTCGACCATGTCGTCCCGCGCGCCTACGGCGGCCGCACGACATGGGAGAACGTCACCACCGCCTGCGCGCCGTGCAATCTGCGCAAGGGCGGCCGCACCCCGGCGGAGGCGCACATGCAGTTGAACCAGCGCGCGTTCCAACCGAACAATCACCAATTGCAGGAAAACGGCCGGGCATTCCCGCCGCATTTCCTCCACGCGACGTGGCGCGACTATCTGTACTGGGACAGCGAGCTGGAGGCGTAG
- a CDS encoding cob(I)yrinic acid a,c-diamide adenosyltransferase: MVKLNVIYTRTGDDGSTGLADGSRRAKDDARVAAYGTVDEANSVIGIVRLAADAETDAMLARIQNDLFDVGADLATPGDDFAADSKSLRATASQVDRLEAEIDAMNATLAPLSSFILPGGTAAAAHLHLARTVVRRAERLAVTAALVEVINPTAIRYLNRLSDHLFVLARVTNRSTGDVLWVPGAGR, translated from the coding sequence ATGGTGAAACTCAACGTCATCTACACGCGCACCGGCGACGACGGCTCGACCGGGCTCGCCGACGGGTCGCGCCGGGCGAAGGACGACGCTCGCGTTGCCGCCTACGGTACCGTCGACGAGGCGAATTCGGTGATCGGGATCGTACGGCTCGCGGCGGACGCGGAGACCGACGCGATGCTCGCGCGCATCCAGAACGACCTGTTCGACGTCGGCGCCGATCTCGCGACCCCGGGCGACGACTTCGCGGCGGATTCGAAGTCGCTCCGCGCGACCGCATCGCAAGTCGACCGGCTTGAGGCGGAGATCGACGCGATGAACGCGACGCTCGCCCCGCTTAGTTCGTTCATCCTGCCGGGCGGGACGGCGGCGGCGGCGCATCTCCACCTCGCCCGGACTGTCGTCCGGCGCGCCGAGCGGCTGGCGGTCACGGCGGCGCTGGTCGAGGTGATCAACCCGACCGCAATCCGCTACCTCAACCGGCTATCGGACCATCTGTTCGTCCTTGCCCGGGTGACAAATCGCAGCACCGGCGACGTGTTGTGGGTACCCGGAGCGGGTCGTTAG
- the trpB gene encoding tryptophan synthase subunit beta, whose amino-acid sequence MATAAVTNGRPSLRTGPDARGHFGAFGGRYVAETLMPLILELEVAYRAAQADPAFAAEFDYLMKHYVGRPSPMYFAERLTNALGGAKIYFKRDELNHTGAHKINNCIGQMLLAQRMGKTRIIAETGAGQHGVATATVAARAGLPCTIYMGARDIARQAPNVFRMKLLGAEVRSVESGSKTLKDAMNEALRDWVANVHDTFYIIGTAAGPHPYPELVRDFQSVIGKEAREQIVEAEGRLPDVLCAAIGGGSNAIGLFHPFLDDDVRMIGVEASGHGLDTTEHAASLAGGVPGVLHGNKTMLLQDADGQITEAHSISAGLDYPGIGPEHAWLHSIGRVEYQSATDAEALAAFQQLCLLEGIIPALEPAHALAAIRRFAPGMSRDTIVLANLCGRGDKDIFTVAEALGTQM is encoded by the coding sequence ATGGCGACGGCAGCAGTAACCAACGGCCGCCCGAGCCTGCGGACCGGCCCCGACGCGCGCGGGCATTTCGGGGCGTTCGGCGGACGCTATGTCGCCGAGACGCTGATGCCGCTGATCCTCGAACTCGAGGTCGCGTACCGCGCGGCGCAGGCCGATCCGGCGTTCGCCGCCGAGTTCGATTATCTGATGAAGCATTATGTCGGCCGTCCGTCGCCGATGTATTTCGCCGAGCGGCTGACGAACGCCCTCGGTGGGGCGAAGATCTACTTCAAGCGCGACGAGCTCAATCACACCGGCGCGCACAAGATCAACAATTGCATCGGCCAGATGCTGCTCGCCCAGCGGATGGGCAAGACGCGGATCATCGCCGAGACCGGGGCGGGGCAGCACGGCGTCGCCACCGCGACCGTCGCCGCGCGCGCGGGGCTGCCGTGCACGATCTACATGGGCGCGCGCGACATCGCCCGGCAGGCACCGAACGTGTTCCGCATGAAGCTGCTCGGGGCCGAGGTGCGCAGCGTCGAATCGGGGTCGAAGACCTTGAAGGACGCGATGAACGAGGCGCTGCGTGACTGGGTCGCGAACGTCCACGACACCTTCTACATCATCGGCACCGCCGCCGGGCCGCACCCCTATCCCGAACTCGTTCGCGACTTTCAGTCGGTCATCGGCAAGGAAGCGCGCGAGCAGATCGTCGAGGCCGAGGGCCGCCTGCCCGACGTGCTGTGCGCCGCGATCGGCGGCGGATCGAACGCGATCGGGCTGTTCCACCCGTTCCTCGACGACGACGTCCGCATGATCGGGGTCGAGGCGTCGGGTCATGGCCTCGATACGACCGAGCATGCCGCCAGCCTTGCCGGCGGCGTGCCCGGCGTGCTCCACGGCAACAAGACGATGTTGCTGCAGGACGCCGACGGCCAGATCACCGAGGCGCATTCGATCTCGGCGGGGCTCGATTATCCCGGCATCGGTCCTGAGCATGCGTGGCTCCACTCGATCGGGCGCGTTGAATATCAATCCGCGACCGACGCCGAGGCGCTCGCGGCGTTCCAGCAGCTGTGCCTGCTCGAGGGCATCATCCCCGCGCTCGAACCCGCCCACGCGCTCGCTGCAATCCGGCGGTTCGCGCCGGGCATGAGCCGCGACACGATCGTCCTCGCCAACCTGTGCGGGCGCGGCGACAAGGACATCTTTACCGTCGCCGAAGCGCTCGGGACCCAGATGTGA
- a CDS encoding competence/damage-inducible protein A, whose product MSTTAAAPADRIYTAALVVIGDEILSGRTQDANTAYLAKWLGVQGIRLREVRVVADDMAAIADAVNALRVAHDYLFTTGGIGPTHDDITVDAIAAALGVAVVHHPRAVAILTEHYGDRINDARLRMARVPDGAELIANPRTQAPGIRIGNVFIMAGVPAITRSMLASLDGQLPGGLPVLTRTIAAWTYESRVAELLASVEKAHDGIQIGSYPFWREGKTGANFVLRSVDRITLDTTASALIAALADEGIEAVDGEL is encoded by the coding sequence ATGTCAACCACCGCCGCTGCCCCCGCCGATCGCATCTACACCGCCGCGCTCGTCGTCATCGGCGACGAGATCCTGTCGGGGCGGACGCAGGACGCGAATACCGCGTATCTGGCGAAGTGGCTCGGGGTCCAGGGCATCCGCCTGCGCGAGGTCCGCGTCGTCGCCGACGACATGGCGGCGATCGCCGATGCGGTGAACGCGCTCCGCGTCGCGCACGACTATCTGTTCACCACCGGCGGCATCGGCCCGACGCATGACGACATCACCGTCGACGCAATTGCCGCCGCATTGGGGGTCGCGGTCGTCCATCATCCGCGCGCCGTCGCGATCCTGACCGAGCATTACGGCGACCGGATCAACGATGCGCGGCTGCGGATGGCGCGGGTTCCCGACGGTGCCGAACTCATCGCCAATCCGCGCACCCAGGCTCCGGGCATCCGCATCGGCAACGTCTTCATCATGGCGGGGGTGCCGGCGATCACCCGGTCGATGCTCGCCTCGCTCGACGGCCAGCTTCCGGGCGGGCTGCCGGTCCTGACGCGGACGATCGCGGCGTGGACGTACGAAAGCCGGGTCGCCGAGCTGCTCGCGAGCGTTGAAAAAGCGCACGACGGCATCCAGATCGGCAGCTACCCATTCTGGCGCGAGGGCAAGACCGGGGCCAATTTCGTGCTGCGCAGCGTTGACCGGATTACGCTCGACACGACGGCGAGCGCGCTGATCGCCGCGCTTGCCGATGAAGGTATCGAGGCAGTCGACGGCGAGCTATGA
- the trpA gene encoding tryptophan synthase subunit alpha encodes MSDRLARRFAACAAQDRAALVTFVTAGDPDLDRGPSILAALVAGGADIIELGMPFTDPMADGPAIQAGNIRSLIAGTTLRGVLAMVRAFRATDTATPLILMGYFNPILAYGVEAFAADAAAAGLDGTIVVDLPPEEDAELAPMLTGHGLHNVRLATPTTDAARLPTVLSGASGFVYYVAVAGVTGTASAADADIASAVARLKAATSLPIAVGFGIKTPAQAAAVGLHADGVVVGSALVSLIGAAAETRANDLPEQVEAFVRGLADAVRTARIRTAA; translated from the coding sequence GTGAGCGACCGTCTGGCTCGCCGCTTTGCCGCATGCGCCGCGCAGGATCGTGCCGCGCTCGTCACCTTCGTCACCGCGGGCGACCCCGATCTCGACCGGGGACCGAGCATCCTCGCCGCGCTCGTTGCCGGTGGCGCCGACATCATCGAGCTCGGCATGCCGTTCACCGACCCGATGGCCGACGGTCCGGCGATCCAGGCGGGCAATATCCGCAGCCTGATCGCGGGGACGACGCTGCGCGGCGTGCTGGCGATGGTCCGCGCCTTCCGGGCGACCGACACCGCGACGCCGCTGATCCTGATGGGCTATTTCAATCCGATCCTCGCCTATGGAGTCGAGGCGTTCGCCGCGGATGCCGCCGCCGCTGGGCTCGACGGGACGATCGTCGTCGACCTGCCGCCCGAGGAGGACGCCGAACTCGCGCCGATGCTGACGGGGCACGGCCTCCATAATGTCCGGCTGGCGACACCGACGACCGATGCGGCGCGACTGCCGACGGTCCTGTCGGGGGCGTCGGGGTTCGTCTATTACGTCGCGGTCGCGGGCGTTACCGGCACCGCATCCGCCGCCGACGCCGACATCGCCAGCGCGGTCGCGCGGCTGAAGGCGGCGACGAGCCTGCCGATCGCGGTCGGCTTCGGCATCAAGACTCCCGCTCAGGCCGCCGCGGTCGGGCTCCATGCCGACGGCGTCGTCGTCGGCTCGGCGCTCGTGTCGCTGATCGGCGCGGCCGCCGAAACCCGCGCCAACGACCTTCCCGAACAGGTCGAAGCCTTTGTCCGCGGGCTTGCCGACGCTGTCCGCACCGCGCGTATCAGGACCGCCGCATGA
- the radC gene encoding RadC family protein — MPPTPSDTDPGGHRERLRARLLEGGGDAFLDYELLEYILGLAIPRRDTKQLAKRLLSEFGSFPAVLAASPAELSRVEGLSAGGAAAMKFVEAASLRSLRAAALDRPVLAGWQALTDYLHAAMAHRVTEEFRVIFLNNRNILIRDEAMGSGTVNAAPVYPREIVKRALELGASGLILVHNHPSGDPTPSRDDITMTKSVIEAGRHLGLSVHDHVVIGKTGHASFRALGLL; from the coding sequence ATCCCCCCTACGCCATCTGACACCGACCCGGGGGGGCACCGCGAACGACTCCGGGCCCGGCTGCTCGAAGGCGGCGGCGATGCCTTTCTCGACTACGAACTCCTTGAATATATTCTTGGGCTGGCGATCCCGCGGCGCGATACCAAGCAGCTGGCGAAGCGCCTGCTGAGCGAATTCGGTTCGTTCCCCGCAGTGCTTGCAGCATCTCCTGCCGAACTGTCGCGCGTCGAAGGCCTGTCGGCGGGCGGGGCGGCGGCGATGAAGTTCGTCGAGGCGGCATCGCTGCGGTCGCTCCGCGCGGCGGCGCTCGACCGCCCTGTCCTCGCCGGCTGGCAGGCGCTGACCGATTATCTCCACGCGGCGATGGCGCATCGCGTCACCGAGGAATTCCGCGTCATCTTTCTCAACAATCGGAATATCCTGATCCGCGACGAGGCAATGGGCAGCGGCACCGTCAACGCCGCCCCGGTCTATCCGCGCGAGATCGTCAAGCGCGCGCTCGAACTCGGCGCGTCGGGGCTGATCCTCGTCCACAACCACCCGAGCGGCGATCCAACCCCGAGCCGCGATGACATCACCATGACCAAGTCGGTGATCGAGGCGGGACGGCACCTCGGCCTGTCGGTCCACGACCACGTCGTCATCGGCAAGACCGGCCACGCCAGCTTCCGCGCACTCGGCCTGCTGTAG